The Anguilla anguilla isolate fAngAng1 chromosome 2, fAngAng1.pri, whole genome shotgun sequence genome contains the following window.
GTGCAAACTTAAGCCAGACCTTCAAACTTGtcataaaaaatgttgaaactGGAAGACTGGAAGACTATGACACTGGTGGTTGCTTTAATAGAGGAGGCAGATTAGCCAAAGATTGTCTCTGAATGCAGCTCTAGTCTCCTTCTCTCTAACTCAGCACTCtaacattattttaaaggtGATGGTGCAAGATCATTAATAATTTCGTACATCAGATACACATCGGAAAAGAATAAGAAGTTGCCAAAAGTCAACAAATCATCATACAATGTACAAACTTGCAGATGTTAAGGACAGAGgatgtttaaaattatttaaattgaatatcacatcactatttttatttgtttttttttaaagacaagtTTGAATGTATATAAATCACTGTATCATCAGTATACAGTTTAATAGTGACAACTAAGCACACTGAAaggagataaataaaataaagactaaATGAAATAGGACCTATAATTGATCCCTGCAGAACACCTATAGAGCAATCAATAAAAGAAGAGGTTGTGTCCCCAATTTGGGTGTATTTAAAGAAAACACTCAAAGACATCTTAGAACTTTTCATATGGCCCAGAATATTCATTACATTGTGCACAAATACTTTTATAATATTAAAACAGGAAAATCATTGTTAATTAGTGCAACTAGTCTAGATCGTGAACCAAATACTTTGCCAGATCCAGAACTGAAtctacaaaataattattaaaaataggggcaatttgttgtttttcttctgttagTTTTTCTTTATCCTGTAATTTCCAATCCCTGCTTATTTTTGTGTCCTATTTCAAAACCTTGTTTATGTTATCCCAGACTTGTTTGCTATTCCATTTTGCTAATAGAGACTACAGTACCTTCCACATATAAGGAAGTGTTAACGTGAATTTCTTTACAGTTTATATGGTCTTTCACATATGGTCATTCATGTTCATTTCACTGTACAAAAGTAGCTCCCTTGTTGAAATGTGCTGCACGTGCACCTATTGTAAGCCAATGGGATTGCTCTTCTGTTGAAATACATTCAGCTGTttggcattttaaaacacactgaTCTCTTGTTTATATAGGTGTGGAgcactgttctctctcactcatatttcaaatacatttacactttACATGGCTTTTAAATGGACCACAAATGTTACAGGGAGTCTGAAAATCCATGCTTATTGCAAGTGCTAATATGTGGTCAATTTTGTGAACTGGTCACACACTGTATTGTATTGAATCCCATTTTGCATAAATTAATTTGGTGTTGAAATTTATGTGCATGACAATTTCAGTATGCATGACTATATGCATCGCTATTTTCCTGGTGGTGTATTTGCATGGATTTTTCCATCTACTGTACACATTGTGAATCATACATAATTGTTTTTGGTACTTTTGACAGGTCAACAGATGCAGAACCACTGTAGTCCTTTTGTGGATTCCCCCTAAGAATATTACCAGCAATATAGATGGCAAAGGTTTCATGTTAGTGTTATTAAAACTTAGTTTATCTAATGTTTTAATACACTTCACATTACagtatctaaaatatcacttAACATATCTGCAAAAGTCATAAGACTCTTGTTCACTTACTGGTCAATTAATTTACTGCTTTCACTAGGACATTGTGTTGcaaatttgcataaaatgtgctctataaataaaggcTGATTGACTATCCTGCCTGCCCCCGTGGATTGAGTACAATGGAATTTGGATATTTGGAAAGGCAATACTGGGTTTCAGTTTCCATTTGTGTCTCTTTACCCAGGTATTAATTAACTTTGTTTAAAATTATCTTAAGTTTGAATTTCTGAAGCAGAATCTATAAGAAAAACATAGATAGGGGATACAAAATAGTTCTCTGACCAGAAACTAACATACGCATCATGGTTCTGAACACTGATTATAGAACACACTGACAAAAGTCCCAAATCTGTCCCGTAGGTACATCTCCAGAGTGTCCAAGGGCATAATTCGTACATCATACCCCCAGAactctttcttttccccccagTCAATGGGAACTATCTCCTCTGTGCTATTTGAGTCATTGCGGCCAATGGCAGCAAAGGTTGGAAAGACATTTGTGAGGTTTTCAGGAAGTTTTGTGTAGTTTGGGCAACAGTAGGCTGACCACAGGTACTCTGGTATAGCTACACGGTTCTCCTTTAACCAGTGCTCAGTCTGGTAGGGCATGGTCCCTGTCACAATGTAGGCTTTGTCCTTGCAGTATTTGGTCAGGAGTTTGTTCACGGTCATCTCCATCCTTGCCCAGGGACCACTATTTGAGCCAAACTTCTGTGGAACCACATTGGTGAGGGTGAAGGTGGAGTTCCTGTCCTCGGGGTCCTGGTGGTGCAGGCTGGGGTTTAGGTGGCCATGGGTATAGCTAGAGTTGAAGTAGTCCAGCTGTACTGCTTGGCTCTCCACAATATTCTGATCCACCTTGCCATGTGGGAAGGAGACCATGTTTCCATCTGCTTTGGCATAAGCCagctacaagaaaaaaatacatctcacattaatacattttaagctgtatttttttctcccaatttggaatatCTAGTGGTATATGATGGTGGGATTTCATGCTGAAATGAAGAATGCAGTCTCACTGATTTCATGCTGAAATAAGAATGCAGTCCCACTGATTTCATGCTGAAATAAGAATGCAGTCCCACTGACTGTCGCACTCTTCACCTTAGCAACGCTATGGCTAAATAGCCACCACCCTGTGAGTATGCCTAACTCAAGTGGCAGTCATGCTGTCGGTTTTGATAATAGACCCGTCTCTCAAATCACAGCCTCTCAAAGaactccctttacctgggagtcctGTGTGAAGACActtggccaatcagtagcactgattgttcagttaattacctgggggaaaataaaaccTGGCCAAATTTGGATTCAAGGTCcggatttgagtatccatgtaATAGACCACGGTGCTCATCTGAAAACTTGAACACTGTCTTCAAATTATGAGCTGCTCAACAGCCCcaatttctgaaaatatcttAAAAACAATGTTACCAATACAGGTCAGTAACTGCGTGATGTCCAGTTCATGTGTATATTCTTGCAGATTACAAAATTCAGCACTAAGAATATACTGAATATACCAACTTTTGAGAAGTTGCTTATGCACAGAATAGTCTGTCctcattttgttttggaaatgtaACAGTTCCTCTTTTATTTACCCACTGCACATAAACAGTGCTGACTTATGGCTAACTGAATTACTGGTTCTCATAAACAGATGAGCTGTGGTATGTGACTGATTCCCAGAATGAGCATGCCTGTCCACATGAACGCTCCACTCAACACTGCCGATTCTTGAATTACAGGGAGCAGATCTTCCCCAAACATCCTAACACCAAACCGTAGCTGTTTTGACTGAGTTTTGCCTCTGAAAAAGCTCATCATTTTCAGTCCACTACATTGTACATAGACCTTTATTCCAGTTGTTCTGCAATTAATTCTACCGCTAGCATGCAAAACCCTTGTAGATTACATGTGATTGCTGTGCAGTCAGAAAGCATTTCCTTGACATGTTTGGAGCCGAATCATAGCAGAGAGTGCCTACCTGTGGCTCATACTTCCAGTCATCTTTAGGTCTCTTCCCCGCCGGCCGTGTGAACACATAGGCAGAGTACCAGGGCGCACGGTTTCTCCGGCTGTACAGAGAAGCAAAGCGGTACTGGTTCAGGTAACGCTGGCAGATGGGAACTCCCAGTAGCCCTTTGGGGGGCGAGCCATGGTAAAGGAAGTAAGCGCAGGGAGTGAAGTCGCCCACATCAGCTCTGCTGTGGCAACACCAGGTGGCGAGGGCCAAAAGAGAAGCAGCTGATACGGCCGTGTGAAGACCCGCCATGATGAGGGCTGTCTGCTCGCAAAACTGCCGCACACAGGAACGACGCACAAAACCCTGCTCATGACATCCCTTGTCtccaaaagaagaagaaggcggGACGATAGGATGTTACGTTAGGTCAAGAGACTCAGTAACTTACCACATGTCTCATTTCCTCTTTTGAATAAGATCATCCCACACAGGAGAAGAATACCCAGTCTGTACTGCTGAATCATGCAATTGGCTTCCAGAAAATTTAGGATGACAGAGAACAAACCTCGTAAAGACACCCTCAATATATAATTACATGAATACCCAAAAATAACTTGATACTGATACATAGAATAAAAACAGTAGCTACCCTGAACAAAACTCTGGGAACCTTTTTTTGGCCAATTATGTGCTGCCATAGTTGGCACTACACAGTCCAAATTTGATTTGAGACTGTAAGGCACTTAATTGTATTAAGACATAACAACAACCTCTTGAGTACAAAATCTGGAAACTGCAGGCTTTCGAAGGATATTTGATTGGGGTGTACAGAGAGAagaatgtgtgtatgcaagttcaATTGACAAAAATATCTGCAAATGCATCTGTTTGGAAAGTGGGAAGTGCGGACAGACTGTCAGTAGGGGCGgggttttctgtttgttttacacATTAATTAGTTCATGCATCAGTCCATGTGTTGAGAAATGCCttaaaattaagttttaaaacattatcaatcaaatcaatcaaattttatttatagagcacatttcatacaagtgATGCagctcaatgtgctgtacatagaAGTAAGAAAGAAGTAATCAAAGTGTTACAGTggagaaaatagaaaacagtACAAATAGAGATACCAGAAACATTATACCGAGAgagctaaataaaa
Protein-coding sequences here:
- the LOC118221907 gene encoding endonuclease domain-containing 1 protein-like, with translation MAGLHTAVSAASLLALATWCCHSRADVGDFTPCAYFLYHGSPPKGLLGVPICQRYLNQYRFASLYSRRNRAPWYSAYVFTRPAGKRPKDDWKYEPQLAYAKADGNMVSFPHGKVDQNIVESQAVQLDYFNSSYTHGHLNPSLHHQDPEDRNSTFTLTNVVPQKFGSNSGPWARMEMTVNKLLTKYCKDKAYIVTGTMPYQTEHWLKENRVAIPEYLWSAYCCPNYTKLPENLTNVFPTFAAIGRNDSNSTEEIVPIDWGEKKEFWGYDVRIMPLDTLEMYLRDRFGTFVSVFYNQCSEP